Part of the Woronichinia naegeliana WA131 genome, AATAGGGGGTTAACAGAAGAGTTTCTGTTCGAGATTTTAAATGATGAGTGAGCAACGGTTTTTTGTTGATAACAATATATTAGTTAGTCGGTTACTTGCACCAAATTCTATCCCAGCACAAGCGCTCAGGGTCGCGGTCGAAAAAGGAAAATTATTGATTTCAGCAGACACTTTGCGCGAGTTGTCTGTGGTGTTGAGTCGAAAAAAGTTTGATAAGTATGTTTCTCTTGAGAATCGGCAAGAGTTCATTCAGCGATTAGGGGTTATTTCTGAGCTAATCTTGATTCAAACTAGGATTACTATTTGTCGTGATCCAAGGGATAACAAGTTTTTAGAATTAGCCGTTGATGGGAAGGCACAAATTATTATTACGGGAGATCAGGATTTGTTGATTCTTAATCCGTTTGAAAATATAGACGTTTTAACGCCGAGGGATTTTCTATTGAGGTACGATGTGTAAAGTTTTCTTGATGATTTTTAGGGATTGAGTGATAAGTCTAAGTTTTTGGGTAGGATAGGAGGGTAAGTTTTTTGGTTTCTATGAGTCAGCCAGTGATTCAGGTTCGGGATTTGGGTAAGTTGTATCGCATTCGTTCGACGGAACAATCGCCTTACTCGACTTTTCGTGAGGATATAGTGAATGGCATTAAACGCTTTGTGCGGGGGGATTTTGGCCGGTCTCAGTCTGAGGATTTTTGGGCGTTGAAGGATGTCAGTTTTGATGTTCACCAGGGGGAAGTGGTGGGCATTATTGGGCGTAATGGGGCTGGAAAAAGTACTTTACTGAAGATTTTGTCGCGTATTGTGCAGCCTACGACGGGAGAAGCGATTATTCGCGGTCGGGTTGGTTCTCTGTTGGAGGTGGGGACGGGTTTTCATCCTGAGTTGACGGGACGGGAAAATATTTTTATGAATGGGGCGGTTTTAGGGATGAAACGGGCAGAAATTAAGAGACAGTTTGATGCGATCGCCGATTTTGCAGAGGTGGAGAAGTTTTTGGATACGCCAGTAAAGTTTTATTCGTCGGGGATGTTATGTCCGTTTGGCGTTTGCGGTAGCGGCTCATTTGGAGCCAGAGATTGTGGATAAGGTTTTGGCGTTGGGGGATACGGTTTTTCAGAAGAAGTGTTTGGAGAAGATAGGGTAAGGGTTTGTGAAAACAGACAAGTGGTTTTACGAGTTATTTTTATCGCAACAGGGGATGTTGGCGGAGTTATTACCAGGCATTGAGGCAAGTTGGCGATTTTCCTACAGTGCGCCAGTGATTAAGGAGAAGGAGTTTCGCATGGATGGGGTATTTACTCCAGTTTTGGATGACCCAAAGATACCCATCGTGTTTGCAGAAGCGCAGATGCAAATTGATGATAATTTTTATGGACGCTTTTTTGCGGGAATTTTTCTGTATTTGAGGCAGTATGAGGTACGTCGGGCTTGGCTAGGTTTATTAATTTTGCCCAGTCGGGGTCTGAACTTAGGGGCAGAGTTACCCTATCAAGACTTGTTAGACCAGCGAGTGACAACGCTTTATCTGAGCGAGTTGAGGGAACGCCAAGGTTTGAGTCCGAATTTAACCTTGTTACAGTTACTGGTGACGGATCAAGAGAGGAGCGCGGAGATCGCTAAAGTTTTGTTGAAAACGGCAGAAACGGATACAGAGTTTGAGCGGCGATTGAGTTTGATTGAGACTATACTGGGCAATAAGTTCCCTGAGTTAACCGAGGAAATGATTATGCAAATTCTAGATTTAAAAAAGATGGATATTACGCAATCTCGTTTTTATCAGGAGATTCGTGCTGAAAGTGAGGCGAATTTGGTGCTTCGTCTATTGAAGCGGCGGCTGGGAGAATTGTCTATTAGTCAAGAGGAACAGGTAAAGGGCTTGTCGGTGGAGCAGTTGGAGGCTCTGGGGGAGGCTTTGTTGGATTTTACGGTTATGGCCGATTTAGAAGGTTATTTGGCTCAGTGATAATACCAGGTGATGTTCTGGCTAGTTTTTGGGTAGGATGGAAAGGTAAGTTTTTGGGTTTCTATGAGTCAGCCAGTGATTCAGGTTCGGGATTTGGGTAAGTTGTATCGCATTCGTTCGACGGAACGATCGCCTTACTCGACTTTTCGTGAGGATATGGTGAATGGGATTAAACGCTTTGTGCAGGGGGATTTTGGCCGGTCTCAGTCTGAGGATTTTTGGGCGTTGAAGGATGTCAGTTTTGATGTTCACCAGGGGGAAGTGGTGGGCATTATTGGGCGTAATGGGGCTGGAAAAAGTACTTTACTGAAGATTTTGTCGCGCATTGTGCAGCCTACGACGGGAGAAGCGATTATTCGCGGTCGGGTTGGTTCTCTGTTGGAGGTAGGAACGGGTTT contains:
- a CDS encoding putative toxin-antitoxin system toxin component, PIN family produces the protein MMSEQRFFVDNNILVSRLLAPNSIPAQALRVAVEKGKLLISADTLRELSVVLSRKKFDKYVSLENRQEFIQRLGVISELILIQTRITICRDPRDNKFLELAVDGKAQIIITGDQDLLILNPFENIDVLTPRDFLLRYDV
- a CDS encoding DUF2887 domain-containing protein, producing MKTDKWFYELFLSQQGMLAELLPGIEASWRFSYSAPVIKEKEFRMDGVFTPVLDDPKIPIVFAEAQMQIDDNFYGRFFAGIFLYLRQYEVRRAWLGLLILPSRGLNLGAELPYQDLLDQRVTTLYLSELRERQGLSPNLTLLQLLVTDQERSAEIAKVLLKTAETDTEFERRLSLIETILGNKFPELTEEMIMQILDLKKMDITQSRFYQEIRAESEANLVLRLLKRRLGELSISQEEQVKGLSVEQLEALGEALLDFTVMADLEGYLAQ